Proteins encoded together in one Bombus affinis isolate iyBomAffi1 chromosome 2, iyBomAffi1.2, whole genome shotgun sequence window:
- the LOC126927920 gene encoding uncharacterized protein LOC126927920, giving the protein MVLNKLRPWAPPATESLDPRFLEAVVGTLFSGATSEENSRFTDEEEQEPQPSEEEPRDSAGSWSPESRVTEEELAETVGRIGARKALDSCLGANSPFCGKRHGWSRCRSQDALRTRLPHIGRSAFWAELASYWREWWRSVSSRICPGVFPDCTTVSLASGGDGPRPTMQPVSASWLRGPSSAVAWSWLCRWTWSTPSTASSGTGYARPSSFIGYAGAYLWSVVRAFLRDRSIVYTVRGEGMTERAVYRGVPQGYVLGPLLWNIAYNAVLRVPMLPDSGLVCYADDTLVLVWGAAWEGIVRLAELAVTCVVAAIKGLGLTVSPEKSEAMWFCRRADHGTPPAGYSLRLEGAEIEVGTSMKDLGLTLDSHWTFRAHFGHLAPTVEATANALGRLLLRLGGPGVGMRRLTPAW; this is encoded by the exons ATGGTATTGAACAAACTTCGTCCATGGGCGCCTCCCGCAACGGAGAGCTTGGATCCTCGGTTCCTGGAGGCGGTTGTCGGCACCCTGTTCTCGGGAGCGACAAGCGAGGAGAATAGCAGGTTCACCGATGAGGAGGAGCAAGAGCCTCAACCGTCGGAAGAAGAGCCACGTGACTCCGCGGGAAGTTGGAGCCCGGAATCGAGGGTCACCGAGGAAGAATTGGCCGAGACTGTCGGGAGGATCGGAGCGCGGAAAGCTCTGG ATTCCTGTCTCGGGGCGAATTCCCCGTTTTGTGGAAAGAGACACGGATGGTCTCGCTGCCGAAGCCAGGACGCTCTCCGGACTCGTCTTCCGCATATCGGCCGGTCTGCCTTTTGGGCGGAACTGGCAAGCTACTGGAGAGAGTGGTGGCGGTCCGTCTCGAGTCGCATTTGTCCCGGAGTGTTCCCGGACTGCACGACAGTCAGTTTGGCTTCTGGAGGGGACGGTCCACGGCCCACGATGCAGCCCGTGTCGGCTTCCTGGTTGAGGGGACCGAGCAGCGCGGTTGCGTGGAGTTGGCTGTGTCGCTGGACGTGGTCAACGCCTTCAACAGCATCCTCTGGGACAGGATATGCCCGGCCCTCGAGTTTCATCGGGTACGCGGGTGCGTACCTGTGGAGTGTGGTCCGGGCATTTCTCCGGGACCGAAGCATCGTCTACACCGTTCGTGGCGAGGGGATGACTGAGAGGGCGGTGTACCGCGGGGTCCCGCAGGGCTACGTGCTTGGTCCACTGCTATGGAACATCGCGTACAACGCGGTGCTTCGAGTGCCGATGCTTCCGGACTCGGGGCTGGTGTGCTATGCCGACGACACGTTGGTGCTGGTCTGGGGCGCGGCGTGGGAAGGAATCGTCCGTCTGGCGGAACTGGCTGTGACCTGTGTGGTCGCCGCGATCAAGGGATTGGGGCTGACGGTGTCCCCTGAGAAATCTGAGGCAATGTGGTTCTGTCGCAGGGCCGATCACGGGACACCTCCAGCGGGCTATAGCCTGAGGTTGGAGGGGGCTGAGATCGAGGTCGGAACCAGCATGAAAGACCTGGGCCTGACCCTCGACAGTCACTGGACCTTCCGCGCTCACTTCGGGCACCTGGCACCAACGGTCGAGGCGACAGCGAATGCATTAGGACGTTTGCTGCTTCGGCTGGGCGGGCCCGGCGTCGGAATGCGCCGTCTTACGCCGGCGTGGTGA